A genome region from Chlorobaculum tepidum TLS includes the following:
- a CDS encoding tyrosine-type recombinase/integrase codes for MKRSAPVQFAKKDVANCRWLGEFLVHLESTRNVSAKTVTAYTTDLIQFFEFLTDESGHQEMSAVDPELVEVADVRRFMGDLLDSGIKPRSIARKLASVKSFYRFLLDTGKIERSPLSLVLTPRLERKIPDFLSEEEASRLFDQLVLSDQESVGPEQGQKAAVQRFELARDRAVLELLYGCGLRLSEVTGLENADVDLVHGFLKVTGKGRKQRIVPFGEPAAEALRNYFEVRRNFFRILKEGAGETSKVFVTAKGRQIYPMLVQRMTKRYLSPVTESARKNPHMLRHTFATHMLNGGADLKSVSEMLGHSNLTTTELYTHVTFNRLRDAYTKAHPRA; via the coding sequence ATGAAGAGAAGCGCTCCTGTTCAATTTGCAAAAAAAGATGTAGCCAATTGCCGGTGGCTCGGTGAGTTTCTTGTGCATCTCGAATCGACTCGCAACGTTTCGGCCAAAACGGTAACCGCCTATACCACTGACCTTATCCAGTTTTTTGAGTTTTTGACCGATGAGAGCGGTCATCAAGAAATGTCCGCTGTCGATCCAGAGCTGGTCGAAGTGGCTGATGTCAGGCGTTTCATGGGCGATTTGCTCGACAGCGGCATCAAGCCCCGTTCAATCGCGCGCAAGCTTGCTTCGGTCAAAAGCTTTTACCGCTTTCTGCTTGACACAGGAAAGATCGAGCGCTCTCCGCTTTCTCTGGTTTTGACTCCAAGGCTCGAACGGAAGATTCCTGATTTTCTGAGCGAAGAGGAGGCCTCACGGCTTTTCGACCAGCTTGTGCTTTCAGATCAAGAAAGTGTTGGCCCGGAGCAGGGGCAAAAGGCAGCGGTGCAGAGGTTCGAGCTGGCAAGAGACCGGGCGGTGCTCGAATTGCTCTATGGTTGCGGCCTGCGCCTGTCTGAGGTGACTGGTCTGGAAAATGCTGATGTCGATCTCGTGCACGGATTTCTGAAAGTTACCGGAAAGGGGCGCAAACAGCGCATTGTGCCGTTCGGGGAGCCCGCTGCCGAAGCGCTCAGAAATTATTTTGAAGTCAGGCGAAACTTCTTTAGAATATTAAAAGAGGGGGCCGGTGAAACTTCGAAAGTTTTCGTAACGGCAAAAGGCAGACAGATTTATCCCATGCTTGTGCAGAGAATGACAAAGAGGTATCTCTCACCGGTTACCGAATCGGCAAGGAAAAATCCACACATGCTCCGGCACACTTTTGCAACACACATGCTCAATGGCGGCGCAGACCTGAAAAGCGTCAGCGAGATGCTGGGCCACAGCAACCTGACGACGACGGAGCTTTATACCCATGTGACATTCAACAGGTTGAGGGATGCCTACACCAAAGCTCATCCCAGGGCCTGA
- a CDS encoding class I SAM-dependent methyltransferase, which translates to MPFEKYTVPVSGRSDAAIEEELTRLRAELAAEYDLREVVHRFGESDFTFLSVLDSYALLDRIDPAAFVKDEQMPYWAEIWPAAVTLSRQIVETGELAGKSVLELGAGVGMASIAAARSGARVLCTDYSTEALRFVAYNAMKNRVPLDTARLDWRMVKGAEKFDAVIAADVLYERVNLLPIVTAIDALLAPGGAAYIADPRRRLADQFLELVHENGFEVAETRMFDAEGDQTVAVTIYKLQRLKA; encoded by the coding sequence ATGCCTTTTGAAAAATACACGGTGCCAGTTTCCGGACGTTCTGATGCGGCTATCGAAGAAGAACTGACCCGCTTGCGCGCGGAGCTTGCTGCCGAATACGATCTGCGGGAGGTTGTCCACCGCTTTGGTGAGAGTGATTTTACTTTCCTGAGTGTGCTCGATAGTTATGCGCTTCTTGACCGCATTGATCCTGCCGCATTTGTAAAGGATGAACAGATGCCTTATTGGGCCGAAATCTGGCCAGCCGCCGTAACGCTCTCCCGCCAGATTGTCGAGACCGGAGAGCTTGCCGGAAAGTCGGTGCTCGAACTCGGAGCCGGAGTCGGCATGGCGAGTATCGCTGCCGCCAGGAGCGGCGCTCGCGTACTCTGTACCGATTACTCGACCGAGGCGCTGAGGTTCGTGGCCTACAATGCGATGAAGAATCGTGTGCCGCTCGATACCGCTCGCCTCGACTGGCGCATGGTCAAGGGTGCTGAGAAGTTCGATGCCGTCATCGCCGCCGACGTGCTCTACGAGCGGGTCAATCTGCTACCCATCGTTACAGCCATCGACGCGTTGCTTGCTCCCGGTGGAGCAGCGTACATCGCCGATCCTCGCCGGCGATTGGCCGACCAGTTTCTCGAACTGGTGCACGAGAACGGATTCGAAGTTGCCGAGACGCGCATGTTCGACGCCGAGGGCGATCAGACGGTGGCCGTGACGATCTACAAACTGCAACGGTTGAAGGCATGA
- the queF gene encoding preQ(1) synthase, producing the protein MNKEIIEVFDNTYPDRDYTIEIINPEFTSVCPKTGLPDFGTITVNYVPDKSCIELKSLKYYFLEFRNAGIFYENITNRILDDLVEACQPRRMTVKTEWNARGGITETVTVSYSKSKE; encoded by the coding sequence ATGAACAAAGAGATCATCGAAGTTTTCGACAACACCTATCCCGACAGGGACTACACTATCGAAATCATCAACCCCGAATTCACCTCGGTCTGCCCCAAAACCGGCCTGCCCGACTTCGGCACAATCACCGTGAATTACGTGCCCGACAAAAGCTGCATCGAGCTCAAGTCCCTCAAATACTACTTCCTCGAATTCCGCAACGCTGGCATCTTCTACGAGAACATCACCAACCGGATTCTCGACGACCTTGTTGAAGCCTGCCAGCCGAGAAGAATGACCGTCAAAACCGAGTGGAACGCCAGAGGCGGCATCACCGAAACCGTCACCGTCAGCTACAGCAAGAGCAAAGAGTAA
- a CDS encoding photosystem P840 reaction-center cytochrome c-551: protein MDKNSNGKLIALAVGGAVLMGALFFSVSFLTGYIPAPNHSAILTPLRSFMGWFLLIFCASIIIMGLGKMSSAISDKWFLSFPLSIFVIVMVMFLSLRVYWEKGRTTTVDGKYIRTTAELKEFLNKPAATSDVPPAPAGFDFDAAKKLVDVRCNKCHTLDSVADLFRTKYKKTGQVNLIVKRMQGFPGSGISDDDAKTIGIWLHEKF from the coding sequence ATGGACAAAAATTCAAACGGTAAGCTTATTGCTCTCGCAGTAGGCGGGGCTGTCTTAATGGGAGCTTTGTTTTTTTCGGTATCTTTCTTGACCGGCTACATCCCGGCGCCGAATCACTCAGCCATCCTCACTCCTTTGAGGTCGTTTATGGGTTGGTTTCTCCTCATTTTCTGCGCTTCAATCATTATCATGGGCCTCGGCAAGATGTCCAGTGCGATCAGCGACAAGTGGTTCCTGAGCTTTCCGCTGAGCATTTTTGTGATCGTCATGGTGATGTTTTTAAGCCTCAGGGTTTACTGGGAGAAAGGCCGCACCACCACTGTGGATGGCAAGTACATCCGCACGACTGCTGAACTCAAAGAGTTCCTCAACAAACCCGCCGCGACGAGCGATGTGCCTCCGGCGCCAGCAGGATTCGACTTTGATGCCGCAAAAAAGCTGGTTGATGTGCGCTGCAACAAGTGCCACACGCTTGATTCCGTCGCAGACCTTTTCCGTACCAAGTACAAGAAGACTGGGCAGGTCAACCTGATCGTCAAGCGTATGCAGGGCTTCCCCGGTTCCGGTATCAGTGACGACGATGCCAAGACCATCGGCATCTGGCTCCACGAGAAGTTCTGA
- a CDS encoding phosphoenolpyruvate carboxylase — protein sequence MITSTTSVVDFDKALLDFRYLLDCFIEVLENLGQEALARHIGGDSKTPIREFDCAERAIQAWSIVFQLLNMAEENSAAQYRRRIESSEGVESLSGLWGEALRHLKNLGVTEAEIAAELPQIEVEPTLTAHPTEAKRRTVLEQHRELYLLLVKRENRMWTPAERDKIRTDIKVVLERLWRTGEILLQKPEVSAERQNVLHYLHTIFPDILPILDNRLEKAWAVAGFDPAITADPRNLPRLSFGSWVGGDRDGHPLVTAETTQETLQEMRRHAIELVHRQLERLASMLSLSGRLQSPSRAMEERMETLRHKLGKAGALAFERNLHEPWRQFVNLMIAALPAGTTENEHYCYRRHTELLKDLELLMSSLTAINASTIARGDVAPVYRIVQTFGFHLGRLDIRQNSRFHDLALSQLMMAAGLDGKGFPEWSEEARLEFLERELLSPRPFTHPDMHAGPEAETVIACYRVLFDHYRQFGPDGIGSLIVSMTRNLSDLLVIYLFAREVGLMVRHGDGDACPIPVVPLFETIDDLERSHDILDRFLAHPVTRRSIALQQELHGRQKPVQQVMVGYSDSNKDGGIVTSLWSLYRSEERLIETGRKHGVDILFFHGRGGSISRGAGPTHRFIRAQPHGSLDAGLRVTEQGETISQKYANRISAAYNLELFLAGVTEARLVHRKEGYRPHPLEKVMDTLARSSNKAYRQLIEADGLLEFFRQATPIDIIESSRIGSRPARRTGSQSLEDLRAIPWVFSWNQARFGISGWYGAGSALEELRATDPETFEVMRKSDFSWAPFHYIINNIATSILSVDPWIMEQYASLVENKNIRENLLGMIQAEYLRTMRLLDLLYGGPLREKHFNVARFIETRQEGLSKLHRLQIDLLKSWRSAKASGNEQQADALLPELFLTVNAISSGLRTTG from the coding sequence ATGATCACCTCTACGACCAGCGTCGTCGATTTCGACAAAGCCTTGCTCGATTTCCGTTACCTGCTCGACTGCTTCATCGAGGTACTGGAAAATCTTGGCCAGGAGGCGCTTGCCCGACACATCGGAGGTGACAGCAAAACGCCTATAAGAGAGTTCGACTGTGCCGAACGCGCCATCCAGGCCTGGTCGATCGTCTTCCAGCTGCTCAACATGGCCGAGGAGAACTCTGCCGCCCAGTACCGCCGCCGCATCGAATCGAGCGAAGGTGTTGAGTCGCTCAGCGGTCTCTGGGGCGAAGCTTTGCGCCACCTGAAAAACCTCGGTGTCACCGAAGCCGAAATCGCCGCCGAGCTGCCACAGATCGAAGTCGAGCCAACCCTGACGGCGCATCCGACCGAAGCCAAGCGCCGCACCGTGCTCGAACAGCACCGCGAGCTGTATCTTCTGCTCGTCAAGCGCGAGAACCGCATGTGGACGCCCGCCGAGCGTGACAAGATTCGCACCGACATCAAGGTAGTACTCGAGCGGCTCTGGCGCACTGGCGAAATTCTGCTCCAAAAACCCGAGGTGAGCGCTGAACGGCAGAACGTGCTGCACTACCTGCACACCATATTCCCCGACATCCTGCCCATTCTCGACAACCGCCTCGAAAAGGCCTGGGCCGTCGCCGGATTCGACCCGGCAATCACAGCCGATCCGCGCAACCTGCCGCGCCTCAGCTTCGGAAGCTGGGTCGGCGGCGACCGCGACGGGCACCCGCTCGTCACCGCCGAAACCACACAGGAGACGCTCCAGGAGATGCGTCGCCACGCCATCGAGCTTGTCCACCGACAACTCGAACGGCTCGCCTCGATGCTCAGTCTTTCGGGCCGCCTCCAGTCCCCCTCCAGAGCAATGGAGGAGCGCATGGAGACGCTGCGCCACAAGCTCGGCAAAGCGGGTGCGCTCGCTTTCGAAAGAAACCTCCACGAGCCTTGGCGGCAGTTTGTCAACCTGATGATCGCTGCCCTGCCCGCCGGAACAACGGAAAACGAGCACTATTGTTACCGCCGCCACACCGAGCTGCTCAAAGATCTTGAGCTGCTGATGAGCTCGCTCACAGCCATCAACGCATCAACCATTGCGCGTGGCGACGTTGCGCCGGTCTACCGCATCGTACAAACCTTCGGTTTCCACCTCGGACGGCTCGACATCCGCCAAAACAGCCGCTTCCACGACCTTGCCCTTTCGCAGCTCATGATGGCGGCGGGACTCGACGGCAAGGGATTTCCCGAATGGAGCGAAGAGGCCCGCCTCGAGTTCCTCGAACGCGAGCTGCTCTCGCCGCGCCCCTTCACCCACCCCGACATGCACGCCGGGCCGGAAGCTGAAACCGTAATCGCCTGCTACCGGGTGCTTTTCGACCACTACCGGCAGTTCGGCCCCGACGGCATCGGCTCGCTGATCGTCAGTATGACGCGCAACCTCTCTGACCTGCTCGTCATCTACCTTTTCGCCCGCGAGGTCGGCCTCATGGTGCGGCACGGCGACGGCGACGCCTGCCCGATTCCGGTGGTGCCGCTCTTCGAAACCATCGACGACCTCGAACGCAGCCACGACATTCTCGACCGCTTCCTTGCCCATCCGGTCACGCGCCGCAGCATAGCGTTGCAGCAGGAGCTGCACGGACGGCAGAAGCCAGTGCAGCAGGTGATGGTCGGCTACAGCGACAGCAACAAGGACGGCGGCATTGTTACAAGCCTCTGGAGTCTCTACCGCTCCGAAGAGCGTCTCATCGAAACAGGCCGCAAGCACGGCGTTGATATTCTCTTCTTCCACGGACGCGGCGGCAGCATCAGCCGGGGTGCGGGGCCGACCCACCGCTTCATCCGGGCGCAGCCGCACGGCTCGCTCGACGCCGGACTCCGCGTCACCGAACAGGGCGAAACCATTTCGCAAAAGTACGCCAACCGCATCAGCGCAGCCTACAACCTCGAACTCTTTCTGGCCGGAGTCACCGAAGCGCGGCTCGTCCACCGCAAGGAGGGCTACCGCCCGCACCCGCTCGAAAAGGTGATGGACACGCTCGCCCGCAGCAGCAACAAAGCCTACCGGCAGCTCATCGAAGCCGACGGGCTGCTCGAATTCTTCCGTCAGGCCACGCCGATCGACATCATCGAGTCAAGCCGTATCGGTTCACGCCCCGCACGGCGCACCGGAAGCCAGAGCCTCGAAGACCTCCGCGCCATTCCGTGGGTCTTCAGCTGGAACCAGGCGCGCTTCGGCATTTCAGGATGGTACGGCGCAGGCTCGGCCCTCGAAGAGCTGCGCGCCACCGATCCCGAAACCTTCGAAGTGATGCGCAAAAGCGACTTCTCCTGGGCGCCGTTCCATTATATCATCAACAACATCGCCACCAGCATTCTCTCGGTTGATCCGTGGATCATGGAGCAGTACGCCTCGCTGGTCGAAAACAAAAACATTCGCGAAAACCTGCTTGGCATGATTCAGGCGGAATATCTGCGCACGATGCGCCTGCTCGACCTGCTCTACGGCGGCCCGCTCAGGGAGAAGCACTTCAACGTCGCCCGCTTCATCGAAACCCGCCAAGAGGGCCTCAGCAAGCTCCACCGCCTGCAGATCGACCTGCTCAAAAGCTGGCGATCCGCTAAAGCCTCGGGCAACGAACAACAAGCCGATGCCCTGCTCCCCGAGCTTTTCCTGACAGTCAACGCTATTTCCAGCGGACTGAGAACAACCGGGTAA
- a CDS encoding YifB family Mg chelatase-like AAA ATPase — translation MLTKLCAAALLGIDALKVEIETNVSGGLPAFTVVGLPDSAIKESRERILTAIRNSGFELPSKKITVNLAPADVKKEGTAFDLGIAVGLLGSLGEIKGQFEDTIVLGELALDGSVRRISGTLPMAIMAARENIRWMIVPKMNAAEAAVAISAMGAATKVFGVETLVEAAGLLSGNITPEPVSVNVAELFDCEPDYPVDFAEIKGQLAAKKAIEISAAGGHNLLMIGPPGSGKTLLAKAIPGILPPLGFEESLETTKIYSVSSLLERNRPLMITRPFRSPHHTTSNVALIGGGAQAKPGEVSLAHNGVLFLDELPEFTRNALEVLRQPLEDREVTVARAALSTRYPAGFMLVAAMNPSPAGPLKDRDGLPTASPEQIRRYLSKISGPLLDRIDIHIDVPKVENIELFSNSSAESSGEIRKRVIAARAIQHERFASLPSPRIFTNAQMNSKLIRKFCKLDKESAEKLMEAMNRLNLSARAHDRILKVSRTIADLEGAEHIEMKHLVQGIQYRSLDREFWSF, via the coding sequence ATGCTTACCAAACTCTGCGCGGCGGCGCTGCTAGGTATCGACGCCCTGAAGGTCGAGATTGAAACGAATGTCTCTGGTGGTTTGCCGGCCTTCACGGTGGTCGGGCTGCCGGACAGCGCAATCAAGGAGAGCCGCGAGCGCATTCTGACCGCTATCCGCAACTCCGGCTTTGAGCTGCCGTCGAAAAAAATCACCGTCAACCTCGCACCTGCCGATGTCAAAAAAGAGGGCACGGCGTTCGATCTTGGCATCGCGGTCGGCCTGCTCGGCTCACTCGGTGAGATCAAGGGGCAGTTCGAGGATACCATCGTGCTGGGCGAGCTAGCGCTCGACGGATCAGTGCGGCGCATCAGCGGCACGTTGCCGATGGCCATAATGGCTGCGCGGGAAAACATCCGATGGATGATCGTGCCAAAGATGAACGCGGCGGAAGCTGCTGTAGCGATTTCGGCAATGGGCGCGGCAACGAAGGTGTTCGGCGTCGAAACGCTGGTCGAGGCTGCGGGGCTGCTCAGCGGCAACATCACGCCCGAACCGGTCAGTGTGAATGTCGCTGAACTGTTCGACTGCGAGCCGGATTACCCGGTCGATTTTGCCGAAATCAAGGGGCAGCTCGCCGCCAAAAAAGCGATCGAAATTTCCGCGGCAGGCGGACATAATCTGCTCATGATCGGCCCGCCCGGAAGCGGTAAAACACTGCTCGCCAAAGCGATTCCGGGCATTCTTCCGCCGCTCGGCTTTGAGGAGTCGCTTGAAACCACCAAAATCTACTCGGTATCGAGCCTGCTCGAACGCAACCGCCCGCTCATGATCACGCGCCCCTTCCGCAGTCCGCACCACACCACGAGCAACGTAGCGCTAATCGGCGGCGGTGCGCAGGCCAAGCCTGGCGAGGTGAGCCTGGCGCACAACGGCGTACTCTTCCTGGACGAGTTGCCGGAGTTCACCCGCAACGCGCTCGAAGTGCTGCGCCAGCCGCTCGAAGACCGCGAAGTAACCGTGGCCCGCGCGGCGCTCTCGACGCGCTACCCGGCGGGCTTCATGCTGGTGGCTGCAATGAACCCGAGTCCCGCCGGGCCGCTCAAGGATCGCGATGGCCTGCCGACCGCATCGCCGGAGCAGATCCGGCGCTACCTTTCCAAAATATCCGGCCCGCTGCTCGACCGCATCGACATCCACATCGACGTCCCAAAGGTGGAGAACATCGAGCTGTTCTCGAACAGTTCGGCGGAAAGTTCCGGCGAGATTCGCAAGCGGGTGATCGCGGCACGCGCCATCCAGCACGAGCGCTTCGCCTCGCTCCCCTCACCGCGCATCTTCACCAACGCGCAGATGAATTCGAAGCTGATCCGCAAGTTCTGCAAGCTTGACAAGGAGAGCGCCGAAAAGCTGATGGAGGCGATGAACCGCCTCAACCTCTCGGCCAGGGCGCACGACCGCATCCTCAAGGTAAGCCGCACCATCGCCGACCTCGAAGGCGCGGAACATATCGAAATGAAGCATTTGGTGCAGGGCATCCAGTACCGCAGCCTCGACCGCGAGTTCTGGAGCTTTTGA
- the sppA gene encoding signal peptide peptidase SppA: MADKNRKKGGCFRAGCLTAVVAVLLLVGLGGWFVHQRSNRLPARFVLSVPLTGELDERPPDAGPFPFGKGRHLLSFEELLTILDRAKTDRRVDSVLLRIDGLGASPAKIQELRSSIAALRKSGKKVTAFLVTPEDKDYQLAVACDSIIVQKGSWMTLDGLKAELFFVADPLKKLGVSFQAAQWKKYKSAVETFTRNSASPENLEETNALLDDAWSDYLDSVSRQRRIGKDAFRKVVDSLAVLTPEKALGLHLIDRVATERELEQEYARRLNKPAAELLVGGREYLGATGGMRPQGGGDRIAVINITGMIVSDGAGGMSEGDGTDVATVKEALQTAIDDLKVKAIVLRIDSPGGDALAASTMLELLNEAKAKKPIVASMSGLAASGGYMVALAGDKIFAEPLTITGSIGVFSLKPDLSSLLEKTGIRREVLIRGRFADAETPFRAFDDASFRKFVELTGTVYEDFIAKVAKGRHMTPAQVDAVAGGRVWSGKRALEVGLIDQIGGLGDAVQEAKKLAGVKKEVKPALLYLPAQKTWLEYLLGSDTSDMVSALTAAMVRESLGQLQPLSRLPGAGIARFLLRTDAPQVLALDPVEVVIK; the protein is encoded by the coding sequence ATGGCAGACAAGAACCGAAAAAAAGGCGGATGTTTCCGCGCCGGGTGCCTGACGGCAGTCGTTGCCGTGCTTCTGCTCGTTGGACTGGGAGGGTGGTTTGTGCATCAGAGGAGCAATCGTCTTCCCGCACGCTTCGTGCTCTCGGTGCCGTTGACCGGAGAGCTCGATGAGCGCCCTCCGGATGCGGGTCCATTCCCCTTTGGCAAAGGACGCCATCTGCTCTCGTTTGAGGAATTGCTGACCATTCTTGACCGTGCGAAAACTGACCGCCGTGTCGATTCGGTGCTGCTCAGGATCGATGGTCTGGGTGCCTCGCCTGCCAAGATACAGGAGCTGAGAAGTTCAATTGCCGCCTTGCGGAAATCGGGCAAAAAGGTCACAGCGTTTCTTGTCACGCCTGAAGACAAGGATTATCAGCTCGCCGTCGCCTGCGATTCGATCATTGTACAGAAAGGTTCCTGGATGACGCTCGACGGGCTTAAGGCCGAGCTGTTCTTTGTCGCCGATCCGCTCAAAAAGCTCGGTGTCAGCTTTCAGGCAGCGCAGTGGAAAAAGTATAAAAGTGCCGTCGAAACCTTCACCAGAAATTCGGCCAGCCCGGAGAATCTCGAAGAGACCAACGCCTTGCTCGATGACGCCTGGAGCGATTATCTCGACTCCGTATCGCGGCAGCGTCGCATCGGCAAGGATGCCTTCCGGAAGGTGGTTGACTCGCTGGCCGTGTTGACGCCTGAAAAAGCGCTTGGGCTTCATTTGATCGATCGTGTGGCCACTGAACGCGAACTTGAACAAGAGTATGCAAGGCGTTTGAACAAGCCAGCAGCGGAGCTGTTGGTGGGAGGCCGGGAGTATCTCGGCGCTACTGGCGGTATGCGTCCGCAGGGAGGCGGCGACCGGATTGCTGTGATCAACATTACCGGCATGATCGTGAGCGACGGTGCGGGCGGTATGAGCGAGGGCGATGGAACCGATGTCGCTACTGTCAAGGAGGCGCTTCAGACTGCGATCGACGACTTGAAGGTCAAGGCGATCGTGCTGCGGATCGATAGCCCTGGCGGCGATGCCCTTGCCGCCTCCACGATGCTCGAACTGCTCAACGAGGCGAAAGCCAAAAAGCCGATTGTGGCCTCGATGTCCGGCTTGGCGGCTTCGGGTGGCTACATGGTGGCGCTCGCTGGCGACAAAATCTTTGCCGAACCGCTCACCATAACCGGTTCGATTGGCGTTTTCTCGCTCAAGCCCGATTTGAGCAGCCTGCTCGAAAAGACCGGCATCCGGCGCGAGGTGCTCATCCGGGGCCGCTTCGCTGACGCCGAAACGCCATTCAGAGCGTTTGACGACGCATCGTTCCGCAAGTTTGTTGAGCTCACCGGTACGGTTTATGAGGATTTCATCGCCAAAGTGGCGAAAGGACGCCATATGACACCAGCGCAGGTTGATGCCGTGGCTGGAGGGCGGGTGTGGAGCGGCAAGCGCGCGCTGGAAGTTGGTCTCATCGACCAGATTGGTGGTCTTGGTGACGCCGTGCAGGAGGCCAAAAAGCTGGCCGGCGTGAAGAAGGAGGTCAAGCCGGCGCTGCTTTATCTGCCTGCCCAAAAAACATGGCTTGAATACCTGCTTGGCAGTGATACGTCGGATATGGTTTCGGCGTTGACTGCCGCAATGGTCAGGGAGTCGCTTGGTCAATTGCAACCGCTCTCTCGCTTGCCCGGCGCCGGCATCGCCCGCTTTCTTTTGCGTACCGATGCCCCCCAGGTGCTGGCGCTCGATCCGGTCGAAGTGGTGATAAAGTAG